A region of Beijerinckia sp. 28-YEA-48 DNA encodes the following proteins:
- a CDS encoding PRC-barrel domain-containing protein, with amino-acid sequence MPFRKAALSTAFAIAFAATTFGATAQTLVTKSEFFAAQPTDVLSYNLIGLNITNPAKETIGEIKDLIISDNQLKGYILSVGGFLGIGERYVAFTPKSVQVTYSESDNKWHAIMNATKDELKAAPEFKYQGRWKR; translated from the coding sequence ATGCCCTTCCGTAAAGCTGCTCTTTCCACTGCCTTTGCCATCGCCTTTGCCGCCACGACATTCGGCGCAACGGCGCAGACGTTGGTCACCAAATCAGAATTCTTCGCAGCGCAGCCGACGGATGTCCTGAGCTACAATCTGATCGGTCTCAACATCACGAACCCCGCGAAGGAAACGATCGGCGAGATCAAAGATCTGATCATCTCCGACAATCAATTGAAGGGTTACATTCTTTCCGTCGGCGGCTTCCTTGGTATCGGCGAACGCTACGTCGCCTTCACGCCCAAGTCCGTCCAGGTCACCTATTCGGAAAGCGACAACAAGTGGCACGCCATCATGAACGCCACCAAGGACGAGTTGAAGGCGGCGCCCGAATTTAAATATCAGGGTCGCTGGAAGCGCTAG
- a CDS encoding GlsB/YeaQ/YmgE family stress response membrane protein — MNDVQVGWIAAIIIGGLAGWFAEMFMKSNQGVLMNIILGIVGAAIANALLGVLGVVLTGWIGYLIAGFIGACILIAAARMLRRA; from the coding sequence ATGAACGACGTGCAAGTTGGATGGATTGCCGCCATCATTATCGGTGGTCTCGCCGGGTGGTTTGCGGAAATGTTTATGAAGAGCAACCAGGGTGTCTTGATGAACATCATCCTGGGCATTGTCGGAGCGGCGATTGCCAACGCGCTCTTGGGCGTGCTGGGCGTCGTTCTCACCGGTTGGATCGGCTATCTGATCGCCGGATTTATCGGAGCCTGCATCCTCATCGCGGCGGCCCGCATGCTGCGCCGCGCCTGA
- a CDS encoding amylo-alpha-1,6-glucosidase — translation MLMQEVPVTPFYIPGTDLAARPLRTLKYGDSFAVLDSHADIGATAGGPDGVFFFDTRYLSRLEMLLNGQQLLLLSSNVRDDNSMLTVDLTNPDIYVGGKLVLPKNMLHFVRTLFLWRGSVYQRVRVQSHDDRSLQIQLTFNFSSDFADLFEVRGARRMRRGGTTSEVCGNAEVTLKYRGLDDGCRATTLLFEPVPRQLSSSLATYNFELQPYESRSIYVMVTCDGGGERQAPLPFRKGLRAAFQEHKVASRGMATVTSSNPIFNEVLCRSMADLAMLTTQTPQGPYPYAGIPWYSTTFGRDGIITALQMLWCDSRVAKGVLRRLAVHQAKDFDPLADAEPGKILHEMRGGEMAALREVPFGLYYGSVDATPLFVMLAGLYTEHTGDLETLRELWPHIEAALGWIDGLGDPDRDGFVEYQRADETGLANQGWKDSQDAIFHADGALAHGPIALCEVQGYVYAAKRLTARGARRLGKYALGEALDAQASKLAQQFEAAFWCEDIGTYAIALDGHKRPCRVRSSNAGHLLFSGIVSPERAEAVMRDLMRPSFFSGWGIRTLAREERRYNPMSYHNGSVWPHDNSLIAAGFARYGYKDAVDRVFKGLFDAASYTDLRRLPELYCGFQRGRERGPTLYPVACSPQAWAAGTPLLLLQSSCGLEFDPDRHEILLRNPRLPSFLGEVTLRNLRLGHSTVDLMLRRHNDDVSLQVLRNEGQIRVAAVYS, via the coding sequence ATGCTGATGCAGGAAGTCCCGGTAACGCCGTTTTATATACCAGGGACAGATCTCGCGGCGCGCCCTCTCCGCACGCTTAAATATGGCGACTCCTTCGCGGTGCTCGACAGTCATGCCGACATCGGTGCGACGGCCGGAGGGCCTGACGGCGTCTTCTTCTTTGATACGCGTTATCTTTCGCGGCTTGAGATGCTGCTCAATGGCCAACAGTTGTTGCTGTTGAGTTCAAACGTCCGCGACGATAATTCCATGTTGACCGTGGACCTGACGAATCCCGACATCTATGTCGGCGGCAAGCTCGTCCTGCCAAAGAACATGCTGCATTTTGTGCGGACATTGTTCCTGTGGCGCGGCTCCGTCTATCAACGGGTGCGGGTCCAAAGCCACGATGACCGCTCTCTGCAAATTCAACTGACCTTCAATTTTTCCAGCGACTTCGCCGATCTGTTCGAGGTGCGCGGCGCGCGCCGCATGCGCCGTGGCGGAACAACGTCGGAGGTTTGTGGGAATGCCGAAGTCACATTGAAGTATCGAGGTCTTGATGACGGCTGTCGCGCGACGACGCTGCTGTTTGAGCCCGTACCCAGGCAGCTTTCCAGCAGCCTGGCCACCTACAATTTTGAACTGCAGCCCTACGAGAGCCGCTCCATTTATGTGATGGTGACGTGCGATGGTGGAGGGGAGAGACAGGCGCCGTTGCCGTTTCGCAAGGGCCTGCGTGCCGCGTTCCAGGAGCATAAGGTCGCGAGCCGTGGGATGGCCACGGTCACCAGTTCCAATCCCATTTTCAACGAGGTGCTATGCCGATCGATGGCCGACCTCGCGATGCTGACGACGCAGACGCCGCAGGGACCTTATCCCTATGCTGGCATTCCCTGGTATTCGACCACGTTCGGCCGCGACGGCATCATCACCGCTTTGCAAATGCTGTGGTGCGATTCTCGTGTCGCCAAGGGTGTCCTGCGGCGGCTTGCGGTTCATCAGGCCAAGGACTTCGACCCGCTGGCCGACGCTGAACCGGGAAAAATCCTGCACGAGATGCGGGGCGGGGAGATGGCGGCCCTGCGCGAAGTTCCCTTCGGGCTCTATTACGGCAGCGTCGACGCGACGCCCCTTTTCGTCATGCTGGCCGGGCTTTACACCGAGCACACCGGCGATCTCGAAACCCTACGCGAGCTTTGGCCCCATATCGAAGCCGCCTTGGGCTGGATCGATGGCTTGGGCGATCCTGACCGCGACGGGTTTGTCGAATATCAACGCGCCGACGAAACTGGCCTGGCGAACCAGGGCTGGAAAGATTCGCAAGACGCGATTTTTCATGCGGATGGCGCGCTGGCGCATGGGCCGATCGCGCTTTGCGAGGTCCAGGGCTATGTCTATGCGGCCAAGCGTTTGACCGCGCGCGGCGCCCGACGCCTGGGCAAATATGCGCTGGGAGAGGCGCTCGACGCCCAGGCTTCGAAACTTGCCCAACAGTTCGAAGCGGCGTTCTGGTGCGAGGATATCGGCACTTATGCCATCGCGCTCGACGGGCACAAAAGGCCGTGCCGGGTTCGCAGCTCGAATGCCGGGCATCTGTTGTTCAGCGGGATCGTCTCACCTGAGCGCGCGGAAGCCGTCATGCGCGACCTGATGCGGCCGTCCTTCTTTTCCGGCTGGGGCATTCGCACTTTGGCGCGCGAGGAGCGTCGCTACAATCCGATGTCCTATCACAACGGCTCGGTCTGGCCGCACGACAATTCGCTGATCGCTGCCGGATTTGCCCGCTATGGTTATAAGGACGCGGTCGACCGTGTTTTCAAAGGGCTCTTCGATGCCGCGAGCTATACGGATCTCAGGCGTCTGCCCGAGCTTTATTGTGGCTTCCAGCGCGGGCGCGAGCGCGGCCCGACGCTTTATCCCGTCGCCTGTTCACCGCAAGCCTGGGCCGCCGGGACGCCGCTTCTGCTGCTCCAATCGTCCTGCGGTCTGGAGTTCGATCCGGACCGCCATGAGATTCTTCTGCGCAACCCGCGACTGCCATCGTTCCTGGGTGAGGTGACGCTGCGCAACTTGCGGCTGGGCCACTCGACGGTCGATCTGATGCTGCGCCGCCATAACGACGACGTCTCGTTGCAGGTCTTGCGCAATGAAGGGCAGATCAGGGTGGCCGCGGTGTATTCGTAA
- a CDS encoding fatty acid desaturase — MVHSPVEIRALARHFARYRDPSSTRSILELGITIVPFAVLWTLMWAAFNNGYWIGLLLAIPAAGFLVRLFMIQHDCSHRAFFGNRSANDWIGRAIGVMTMTPYDFWRSTHSIHHANAGNLDYRGIGDIDTLTVREFNDLPRWRQALYRLYRHPLVMFGLGPSYLFILQHRLPKGMMRGGWRPWLSTMGTNFFIAVLAGILIWLMGIGTFLLVHLPIMILAASIGVWLFYVQHQFEDTFWARDETWGFHEAALHGSSHYDLPGVLRWFTANIGVHHVHHLSSKIPFYRLPDVLRDHPQLATVRRITLLESLRCVRMTLWDEQKRRLVSFGEAKRTSLIETVSTDRESSYAL, encoded by the coding sequence ATGGTTCATAGTCCAGTAGAAATACGCGCATTGGCACGTCACTTTGCCCGTTACCGCGACCCCAGCAGCACACGCAGCATACTTGAACTAGGCATTACGATCGTGCCTTTCGCTGTACTTTGGACCCTCATGTGGGCCGCTTTCAACAATGGCTATTGGATCGGCCTTTTGCTCGCGATCCCCGCGGCCGGCTTCCTCGTCCGCCTGTTCATGATCCAACACGACTGCAGCCACAGGGCCTTCTTCGGGAATCGCTCGGCAAACGATTGGATCGGCCGCGCCATCGGCGTCATGACCATGACCCCTTACGATTTTTGGCGATCCACCCATTCGATCCATCACGCGAATGCCGGAAACCTCGATTATCGCGGCATCGGCGATATCGACACGCTGACCGTGCGCGAGTTCAATGACCTGCCGAGATGGCGACAGGCCCTCTATCGCCTGTATCGGCATCCGCTGGTGATGTTTGGCCTTGGTCCGAGCTATCTGTTCATTCTGCAGCATCGCTTGCCGAAGGGCATGATGCGCGGCGGCTGGCGGCCCTGGCTCAGCACAATGGGTACGAATTTTTTCATCGCCGTTCTCGCCGGGATCCTGATTTGGCTGATGGGCATTGGAACCTTTCTGCTCGTGCACCTGCCGATCATGATTCTGGCGGCGTCCATTGGCGTCTGGCTGTTTTATGTCCAGCATCAGTTCGAAGACACTTTCTGGGCGCGCGACGAGACCTGGGGCTTTCACGAAGCGGCCCTGCACGGCAGTTCCCACTATGACTTGCCGGGCGTGCTGCGCTGGTTCACAGCCAATATCGGTGTCCACCACGTTCATCACCTCAGCAGCAAAATTCCCTTCTACCGCTTGCCTGACGTCCTGCGGGATCATCCGCAGCTCGCTACCGTCCGCCGGATTACCTTGCTCGAGAGCTTGCGCTGTGTGCGCATGACTTTGTGGGACGAGCAAAAGCGCCGGCTCGTTTCGTTTGGCGAGGCGAAGCGGACTTCATTGATCGAAACTGTATCAACCGACCGCGAAAGCAGCTACGCTCTCTGA
- a CDS encoding glycosyltransferase family 4 protein — MKIAQIAPLMESVPPRLYGGTERIVSYLSDELVALGHDVTLFASGDSMTAAELVPCVPQAIRLDPNIREFIPYYMLMLDRVRRMADDFDVLHFHIDNFHFPLFRPIAGRTVTTLHGRQDLPDLVPLYLGFSDMPLVSISNHQRYPIPNANYHATIYHGLPIDMHRPVAMADRSYVAFLGRISPEKRPDRAIAIARALGIPLKIAAKVDRVDEVYFRTQIEPLLDGPGVEFIGEINEHQKTQFLGEARALLFPVDWPEPFGLSMIEAMACGTPVLAFRCGSVPEVIEDGLTGFMVDTVEEAVMALPQVMALDRGKVRRRFEERFSATRMANDYVKVYRALVASSQGHGGEGSDIAPHLKERMDANVLISRPASA, encoded by the coding sequence ATGAAGATCGCCCAGATCGCGCCTTTGATGGAGAGCGTGCCTCCAAGGCTTTACGGGGGGACGGAGCGGATCGTTTCCTATTTGAGTGATGAACTGGTGGCGCTTGGCCATGATGTCACTTTGTTCGCAAGCGGCGATTCAATGACGGCGGCGGAGCTTGTGCCATGCGTCCCGCAGGCCATTCGGCTTGACCCTAATATCCGAGAGTTCATTCCCTATTATATGCTGATGCTCGATCGCGTTCGTCGCATGGCTGACGATTTCGATGTCTTGCATTTCCATATCGACAATTTTCATTTTCCGCTGTTTCGACCGATCGCCGGGCGCACGGTCACCACACTGCACGGTCGGCAAGATTTGCCTGATCTCGTTCCCTTATATCTGGGCTTCAGCGATATGCCGCTGGTCTCGATCTCCAATCATCAGCGTTACCCCATACCCAATGCGAACTATCACGCGACGATTTATCATGGGCTTCCGATCGATATGCATCGTCCTGTCGCGATGGCCGACAGAAGCTATGTTGCTTTTCTCGGTCGGATCTCGCCAGAGAAACGCCCGGATCGGGCCATCGCGATTGCGCGCGCGCTTGGCATACCGCTCAAGATCGCAGCCAAAGTGGACCGAGTCGACGAGGTTTACTTTCGCACGCAAATCGAGCCCCTGCTTGACGGGCCAGGGGTGGAGTTCATTGGGGAAATCAACGAGCATCAGAAGACACAATTTCTGGGCGAGGCGCGGGCGCTTTTATTTCCCGTTGACTGGCCGGAACCGTTTGGTCTGTCCATGATCGAAGCAATGGCCTGCGGCACGCCGGTCCTGGCCTTTCGCTGTGGGTCGGTGCCGGAGGTCATTGAGGACGGGCTGACGGGGTTCATGGTGGATACTGTCGAAGAGGCGGTCATGGCTCTGCCCCAGGTCATGGCTCTCGACCGTGGCAAAGTGCGGCGACGTTTCGAGGAACGTTTTTCTGCCACGCGCATGGCGAACGACTATGTCAAAGTCTATCGCGCACTGGTTGCCTCATCGCAGGGGCATGGCGGCGAAGGATCGGATATCGCACCGCATCTGAAAGAGAGAATGGATGCGAATGTCCTGATATCTCGCCCTGCTTCGGCATAG
- a CDS encoding ABC transporter ATP-binding protein — protein sequence MTGPDSSPPPAVQLHGLTKRFGDKAAVAGFDLTVRAGELYALLGPNGAGKTTTLRMVAGLLPADSGTIEVFGIDARRDPVSAKRITAWLPDEPMLYDKLDPLEYLEFVAGLWGVAPRLAEARATALLHTLGLWEHRFERCEGFSRGMKQKVALAGALIHEPRLLMLDEPLTGLDAAIVRQVKDLLTERVRAGAAIVLTTHILDVAERLADRIGIIHDGRLIAEGTLAELRVLAGRHQSTLEDVFLELTGQVQSAAQPIDPVDA from the coding sequence ATGACAGGTCCAGACAGCTCTCCCCCTCCCGCCGTCCAACTGCACGGCCTGACGAAGCGCTTCGGCGACAAGGCCGCCGTGGCCGGCTTCGATCTCACCGTGCGCGCCGGCGAGCTTTATGCCCTGCTCGGCCCCAATGGCGCCGGTAAAACCACGACCCTGCGCATGGTCGCCGGCCTGCTGCCAGCCGACAGCGGCACGATCGAGGTGTTTGGCATCGATGCCCGGCGCGATCCCGTCTCTGCTAAGCGAATCACTGCCTGGCTGCCGGACGAGCCGATGCTCTACGATAAGCTCGATCCGCTCGAATATCTGGAGTTCGTCGCCGGGCTGTGGGGCGTCGCGCCGCGCCTGGCCGAGGCGCGCGCCACGGCGCTGCTTCACACGCTCGGCCTGTGGGAGCATCGCTTCGAGCGCTGCGAGGGCTTTTCACGCGGCATGAAGCAGAAGGTGGCGCTGGCGGGCGCGCTGATCCACGAGCCGCGTCTGCTGATGCTCGACGAACCTCTGACCGGGCTCGACGCCGCCATCGTCCGGCAGGTGAAAGACCTCTTGACGGAACGCGTGCGCGCCGGGGCCGCCATCGTGCTGACGACCCATATTCTCGATGTCGCCGAACGGCTCGCCGACCGCATCGGCATCATCCACGACGGCCGGCTGATCGCCGAAGGCACGCTGGCCGAGCTGCGCGTGCTGGCCGGGCGTCACCAATCGACGCTCGAAGACGTGTTTCTCGAGTTGACGGGACAAGTCCAGAGCGCCGCGCAGCCCATAGATCCTGTCGACGCATGA
- a CDS encoding PRC-barrel domain-containing protein, which yields MPTSTGHTRAIAASRVTGTNVYNAQSDKIGQVQDIVLDKQSDKILFAVLSFGGFLGIGEKYHAMPWSKLNFDPDKGGYVTNLTKEQLEKAPSYDINDLVKNDGTGSTPALDYYSQFGPH from the coding sequence ATGCCCACTTCCACAGGCCATACTCGCGCCATCGCCGCTTCACGTGTGACTGGCACAAACGTCTATAATGCGCAGAGCGACAAGATCGGTCAGGTCCAAGACATCGTCTTGGATAAGCAATCCGATAAGATTCTCTTCGCTGTCCTGAGCTTTGGCGGCTTCCTGGGTATCGGCGAAAAGTACCACGCCATGCCGTGGTCCAAACTCAACTTCGATCCGGATAAAGGTGGCTACGTCACGAACCTGACGAAGGAACAGCTCGAGAAAGCGCCGAGCTACGATATCAACGATCTGGTCAAGAACGACGGCACCGGATCAACACCGGCGCTTGATTACTATTCGCAGTTCGGACCGCACTAA
- the polA gene encoding DNA polymerase I, translating into MAPTHKPLSKGDHIFLVDGSSFVFRAYFQSMRQDPKYNYRSDRLPNGAVRLFCTKLFQFIEKGAMGIKPTHLAIILDKSENSFRKEMYPPYKANRSEPPEDLIPQFPLMREAVRAFGMIPVEQDVYEADDLIATYARQARERGADVLIVSADKDLMQLIQPGVSMYDPASGVAGNAGAREERRIGEAEVQDYFGVPADKVIDVQALAGDSTDNVPGAPGIGIKTAAQLITEYGDLDTLLARAGEIKQPKRRETLTNPENIEKIRISKKLVTLVDDVKVETPIDDLILNPPDGKALVAFLKAMEFSAITKRAAEIFSVDANEIEPDPRLVGPGAWRGRNGEATAAAEPATAEAEAAPNGNGADSSVPRKNARYGEQAPSAVIATGPGALAAARAEAFRTMAFDLKKYQTVTSLDTIDTIIAAAFAAGRVAIDTETSSLDPQQTQLVGLSFCVTPGEAFYIPLGHRSEGGGDLFGGNELVPGQLPLDAVLAKVKPLLEDPSVLKIAHNAKFDWIVLRQHGVAMEPVEDTLLMSYVLDAGRSDHGMDVLSEKILGHKPIPFSEVAGTGRTFIGFARVSIEKATEYSAEDTDVTLRLWNVLKPRLVAERMNTIYETLERPMIETLARMERRGISIDRQILSRLSGEFAQGMARLEAEIQELAGESFNLGSPKQLGDILFGKMGLPGGKKTATGAWSTAAGVLEDLADQGHDLPARILDWRQLQKLKSTYTDALPEYVNPQTKRVHTSYALAATTTGRLSSSEPNLQNIPVRNEAGRKIRTAFVAASGNKLISADYSQIELRLLAHIADIPQLKTAFDNGLDIHAMTASEMFNVPIEGMPSEVRRRAKAINFGIIYGMSAFGLANQLGIPREEAGAYIRKYFERFPGIRDYMEATKKVCREQGYVTTIFGRRCHYPRITASNPSERAFNERAAINAPIQGSAADIIRRAMVRMDDALVAAKLNAQMLLQVHDELVFEVPEAEVDATIKVVRKIMVDAPHPAVALSVPLQVDAKAAHNWDEAH; encoded by the coding sequence ATGGCTCCGACGCATAAGCCCCTGTCCAAGGGCGACCATATTTTCCTCGTCGATGGATCGTCCTTCGTCTTCCGCGCCTATTTCCAGTCGATGCGCCAGGACCCGAAATACAATTATCGCTCCGACCGGCTGCCCAATGGCGCGGTGCGGCTGTTTTGCACAAAACTGTTCCAATTCATCGAGAAGGGCGCGATGGGCATCAAGCCCACCCATCTCGCCATCATCCTCGACAAGTCGGAGAACTCCTTCCGCAAGGAAATGTATCCGCCCTATAAGGCCAACCGCTCAGAACCGCCGGAAGATCTCATCCCGCAATTTCCGCTGATGCGCGAAGCGGTGCGCGCCTTTGGCATGATCCCGGTCGAACAGGATGTCTACGAGGCCGACGACCTGATCGCCACCTATGCGCGACAGGCGCGCGAGCGCGGCGCCGATGTGCTGATCGTCTCGGCCGACAAAGACCTGATGCAGCTCATCCAGCCCGGCGTCTCCATGTATGATCCGGCTTCCGGCGTCGCCGGCAACGCGGGCGCCCGCGAGGAGCGGCGCATCGGCGAAGCGGAAGTGCAGGATTATTTCGGCGTGCCTGCCGACAAAGTGATCGACGTGCAGGCGCTCGCCGGCGATTCCACCGACAATGTGCCAGGCGCGCCCGGCATCGGTATCAAGACGGCGGCGCAGCTCATCACCGAATATGGCGACCTCGATACGTTGCTCGCCCGCGCTGGCGAAATCAAACAGCCGAAGCGACGCGAGACCCTGACCAATCCAGAGAACATCGAGAAAATCCGCATCTCGAAAAAGCTGGTGACCCTGGTCGACGACGTGAAGGTGGAAACGCCGATCGACGATCTCATCTTGAACCCGCCCGATGGCAAGGCCCTGGTGGCCTTTCTCAAGGCGATGGAATTTTCCGCCATCACCAAGCGCGCCGCCGAAATCTTTTCGGTCGACGCCAACGAGATCGAGCCCGATCCGCGCCTGGTCGGCCCCGGCGCCTGGCGCGGTCGCAACGGTGAAGCGACAGCCGCCGCTGAGCCGGCAACGGCGGAAGCGGAAGCCGCGCCGAATGGCAACGGCGCCGACTCCAGCGTGCCGCGCAAGAATGCCCGCTATGGCGAACAGGCGCCAAGCGCCGTCATCGCCACCGGCCCTGGTGCGCTCGCCGCCGCCCGCGCGGAAGCTTTCCGCACGATGGCGTTCGATCTGAAGAAATACCAGACCGTCACCTCGCTCGACACGATCGATACGATCATCGCCGCTGCCTTTGCTGCCGGCCGTGTCGCCATCGATACGGAAACCTCGTCGCTCGATCCGCAACAGACGCAGCTCGTCGGCCTGTCCTTCTGCGTCACACCGGGCGAGGCTTTTTATATTCCGCTTGGCCACCGCAGCGAAGGCGGCGGCGATCTGTTCGGCGGCAACGAATTGGTGCCGGGGCAATTGCCGCTCGACGCCGTGCTCGCGAAGGTCAAACCGCTGCTCGAAGACCCGAGCGTCTTGAAGATCGCCCATAACGCCAAATTCGATTGGATCGTGCTGCGCCAGCATGGCGTCGCCATGGAACCCGTCGAAGACACCTTGCTGATGTCTTATGTGCTCGACGCCGGGCGCAGCGATCACGGCATGGACGTGCTGTCGGAAAAGATCCTGGGCCACAAGCCCATCCCCTTCAGCGAGGTGGCGGGCACCGGCCGCACCTTCATCGGCTTCGCCCGCGTGAGCATCGAGAAGGCGACCGAATATTCAGCCGAGGATACTGACGTCACCCTGCGGCTGTGGAACGTACTGAAGCCGCGCCTCGTCGCCGAGCGGATGAACACCATCTATGAGACGCTCGAACGGCCGATGATCGAAACCCTGGCGCGCATGGAGCGGCGCGGCATTTCGATCGACCGGCAGATCCTCTCACGGCTCTCGGGCGAATTCGCGCAAGGCATGGCGCGGCTCGAGGCGGAGATTCAGGAATTGGCCGGCGAGAGCTTCAATCTCGGCTCGCCGAAACAGCTGGGCGACATTCTGTTTGGCAAGATGGGCCTGCCTGGCGGCAAGAAGACCGCGACGGGCGCCTGGTCGACCGCCGCCGGCGTGCTGGAAGACCTGGCCGACCAAGGCCACGACCTGCCGGCGCGCATTCTCGACTGGCGACAGTTGCAGAAGCTGAAATCGACTTACACCGACGCGCTGCCCGAATATGTGAACCCGCAGACCAAGCGCGTCCACACCTCCTATGCGCTGGCCGCGACCACCACCGGACGCCTGTCGTCGTCGGAACCGAACCTGCAGAATATTCCGGTGCGCAACGAGGCCGGGCGCAAGATCCGCACGGCCTTCGTCGCCGCCTCGGGCAATAAGCTCATCTCCGCCGACTATTCGCAGATCGAGCTGCGCCTGCTCGCCCATATCGCCGACATTCCGCAGCTAAAGACGGCTTTTGACAACGGCCTCGACATTCACGCGATGACCGCATCGGAAATGTTCAACGTGCCGATCGAGGGCATGCCGAGCGAAGTGCGCCGCCGCGCCAAGGCGATCAACTTCGGCATCATCTACGGCATGTCGGCCTTCGGCCTCGCCAATCAGCTCGGCATTCCGCGCGAGGAAGCGGGCGCCTATATCCGCAAATATTTCGAGCGCTTCCCCGGTATCCGCGACTATATGGAAGCGACGAAGAAGGTCTGCCGCGAGCAGGGTTATGTGACGACGATCTTCGGCCGCCGCTGCCATTATCCGCGCATCACCGCCTCAAACCCCTCGGAGCGCGCCTTCAACGAACGCGCCGCGATCAACGCGCCAATCCAAGGCTCGGCCGCCGACATCATCCGCCGCGCCATGGTGCGCATGGACGATGCCCTGGTGGCGGCGAAGCTGAACGCGCAGATGCTGCTGCAGGTGCATGACGAACTGGTGTTCGAAGTACCCGAGGCCGAGGTCGATGCGACGATCAAGGTCGTGCGCAAGATCATGGTCGACGCGCCGCATCCGGCGGTGGCGCTGTCCGTGCCGCTACAGGTCGATGCCAAGGCGGCGCATAATTGGGACGAGGCGCATTAA
- a CDS encoding slipin family protein encodes MNPITLFLTVVCAAIGAALGTRGDVYWGGAFIVAAIIIALALKMANTWQKFVILRAGKLHGVKGPGLFLIIPIIDNVVAVIDERIQTTAFSAEAALTKDTVPVNVDAIIFWFVHNAQHAALNITNYREAIDRVAQTSLREMIGSSMLSALLSDRTAADDLLRNEIGRKTADWGISVKSVEIRDVAIPVALQDAMSRQAQAEREKQARVILASAEAEIADKFVAAATTYGNQTAALHLRAMNIIYETTKERGATILMPSAMVDSMNPVVALALTGQGTAQLVKTNGPTQSQEQTSTIEAPPAAPGSLPH; translated from the coding sequence ATGAATCCCATCACCCTCTTTCTCACGGTCGTCTGCGCCGCCATTGGTGCCGCCTTGGGCACGAGAGGCGATGTCTATTGGGGTGGCGCCTTTATCGTTGCGGCGATCATCATCGCGCTCGCCCTCAAGATGGCCAACACCTGGCAAAAGTTCGTCATTCTGCGCGCCGGCAAATTGCACGGCGTCAAGGGACCCGGACTTTTCCTTATCATTCCAATCATCGACAACGTCGTGGCGGTGATTGACGAACGCATTCAGACCACGGCGTTTAGCGCCGAAGCCGCACTCACCAAGGATACGGTGCCCGTGAATGTGGACGCCATTATCTTCTGGTTTGTTCACAACGCGCAGCATGCGGCCCTCAACATCACGAATTATCGCGAAGCCATCGATCGGGTGGCCCAAACGTCACTGCGTGAAATGATAGGGTCGTCGATGCTATCCGCGCTGCTTTCCGACCGGACGGCCGCCGACGACCTGCTGCGCAACGAAATCGGTCGTAAGACAGCCGATTGGGGGATTTCAGTAAAGTCTGTCGAAATCCGCGACGTCGCCATTCCGGTCGCGTTGCAGGATGCGATGTCGCGGCAAGCCCAGGCGGAACGCGAGAAGCAGGCGCGCGTCATTCTCGCTTCGGCGGAAGCGGAAATAGCTGACAAATTTGTCGCCGCTGCCACGACCTATGGAAATCAGACGGCAGCGCTGCACCTGCGCGCCATGAATATTATCTACGAGACCACCAAGGAGCGTGGCGCCACGATCCTCATGCCGTCCGCGATGGTCGACAGCATGAACCCGGTGGTCGCTCTGGCGCTGACGGGACAAGGCACTGCGCAGCTGGTCAAGACAAATGGACCGACCCAATCCCAGGAACAGACCTCCACCATAGAGGCTCCCCCAGCTGCCCCAGGCAGCCTGCCGCATTAA
- a CDS encoding low affinity iron permease family protein, translating to MRSSMPVNSTGGARRTSSKDDWFRILAVKTSQWSGKPAAFTLAVATVIVWALTGPIFHYSDTWQLVINTGTTIITFLMVFLIQATQNRDAAAIQLKLDELIRALSSAHNEVIAAEELQDKEIESLKADIKDSCLELPNRTNVRP from the coding sequence ATGCGGTCTTCTATGCCGGTCAATTCTACGGGTGGCGCGCGCAGAACTAGCTCCAAAGACGATTGGTTTCGGATCCTCGCCGTTAAAACCTCTCAGTGGTCAGGCAAGCCAGCGGCATTCACACTCGCTGTCGCGACGGTCATCGTCTGGGCGCTGACCGGCCCCATCTTCCACTACAGCGATACCTGGCAGCTCGTTATCAACACCGGCACCACGATCATCACGTTCTTGATGGTCTTCCTCATCCAGGCAACGCAGAACCGGGATGCAGCGGCAATACAGCTCAAGCTCGATGAACTGATCCGAGCTCTTTCATCCGCACATAACGAAGTCATCGCAGCGGAGGAGCTGCAGGACAAAGAAATTGAAAGCCTGAAGGCGGATATAAAAGATAGCTGCTTGGAATTGCCGAACCGCACGAATGTGCGCCCCTGA